The genomic segment ACTTCATGAGGTAAATATACGTACATGTAGCGAACAAACTACGAAGAAACTTGATCTGAAGTTAATTACCCTTCACAACAGTTGAaggacagcccggtgcactaaactCCCGCTATACACTGGGTCCGGGAAAGGACAAAACCACAAAGGTCTATTATCGTACATGTAGCGAACAAACTACGAAGAAACTTGATCTGAAGTTAATTACCCTTCACAACAGTTGAaggacagcccggtgcactaaactCCCGCTATACACTGGGTCCGGGAAAGGACAAAACCACAAAGGTCTattattgtacgcagccttaccttgtacTTCTGCAAGAGGCTGTCTTTCCGTTGCTCGAACCCATGACCCGGTCGCATGGCATTAACTTTAACAGTTACGCCAAGGTTCCCCCTTCCCTTCACAGCAGTTGAAATTTCCAAATTTGTAGCAACATTTTGTATCAATATAAACTGGCAAATCTTGATCTTTCAACAATTAAAAGAGCAACCATTGTTTTCAACAGTTGAAATTTCCAAAAATCTATACACAACACCAACGTACTCGATGTAGTCCCACAAAGTTAGGTCCGGGGAGAGTAGAGCGTGTACGTAGACCTTAACTCTACCTTAGAGGTAAGGTAGAGAGGCTGAAATGCAAGTTAATGTACATTTATTTGCccaaaatttcaagattttgttgagatAAAGAAACAAATCTAAAGCTATTTCAGCAGACCAATATTTAATCTTCAAATATGcagaaaaaaatcatgaaaaatcccAACTTTAAGAGTAAATTTTCACCTATAAAATTCTAGAATGAAGAGAAAATCAAACCCCATACTTAAAAAGACAACAAACCAAAACACCAATCTTTAATATGCAAATATACagaaaaaacaaccaaaaatctcaactataaaataaatttcaagaaaatcaattatattttttgtcaaaacaataaacaaaactcATAACACTAACTATTCTAAAGCCATTTCAAGTTCTTGGACTAAAAAATCAGAACACCatactttgaaaaaaaatagcaCACCAATCTTTAATCTTCAAATATGCAGAAACCCAACAAATATTTCCAACTTAAGGGCAAAAAGTTAACAAACCTCATAATACCAAGTATAAAGCTAACTCAAGCTCTTGagctaaaaaatatcaaaaaaccaTACCAAAAAACACcacaaatatacataaaaaaaaaactcaaaagatATCAActttaacattaaatttcaagaaaatattcaaaaaaaaaaaaaaaacaaagaaaatgttCAACAAACCTCATAATATTAGTAATTCATTTTTCTTTggctaaaaaaatatcaaaaccccACATCACAAAACTCCACAAATATACATAAACATAATATTAGTAATTCATTTTTCTTTggctaaaaaaaatatcaaaaccccACATCACAAAACTTcacaaatatacataaaaaaaaccTCAAGAGATTCCAActttaacattaaatttcaagaaaatattcaaaaaacaaaaaaaatgttcAACAAACCTCATAATATTAgtaaattcatttttctttggctaaaaaaatatcaaaaccccACATCACAAAGCTCCACAAATATACATAAAACCCCCCACAAAAGATTCCAACTTTAACAccaaatcaacaaaataaaatccttttcattgcaaaaaaaaaaaaaaaaaacatatttccatctcaaaaaaataaccaataaccaccaaaaaaatccaaactttaaCAATATATCGAAAAAAAAGAAACTATACTAGTATATATTAAAAATACCTCACGAATAATAGCCAAACGTCTAGTTTCTTCTTCAATCCTCCCTAATTGAGCTTGTACTTTCTCTTTAACTTCTAATTTCTTCTTCTCAATCTCTTCTTCTTTAGCTTTAAATGTTGATAATGCTGATTTTGAcatctcttcatcttctttacttaacaaactattattattattattattaaaacttAAACTCCCTGATATTTGACCTGATGCCAGCAATGTCTGTAACTGCTGCTGCTGTTGTGGTTGTTGATTCTGCATTTTTTgctccaaattttttttttctttgctaaGAATGATGTGAAGGAAGAAAGAAGCAACCCCTTGTTgttgttttcaatttttagtgtttaaatttttttattttttgatttttcttgctttagcttttgctttttttttttttttctcctttggTGACTGCTGTAGGGTGCTTATAGTATGGTGGCATGGGGGGAGGGGGTGGGGCTGTATGGGTAGAGTGGGGTCGGGGGTAGGGGGGACAGGCCTTATTGTTTAAAGTTGTGTTGACAGCATATCGAATCACTTTTTCACTCattccgtctcattttatgtgacaCGATTTCTTTTTTGATATATGCGAGAAGTAAGGTTATATTGGTTCGGATACGTGATGAGAAAGGGGAGGTGTGAGATATTGATTATGGATGGTTTAGGCGGGGTAGaagtaggccgaagaaatatttgattgaggtgatgattaggcatgatatggagcactTACAACTTATGGAGTACATGACTCTCGATAGGAAGTTGTGAAAGACGCGAATTAGGTCAGAAAGTTAGGGGATGGGAGTGCATCGGTAACAGTTggaagtttcttgttcgtagtgTTGAGTGATATCTATGATTTCGGATaaatagtttttagtattatcttatggcTGTAGTATTACTTTGTGGCTAGCGGtgcttattttttttacatattgtaCTAGTTTGTAtacatttatgattatgtttgttatactgttatcggtcctaaaccgggggtctattgaaaacagaCTCTCTACTTCACGTGAGGTtgtggtatgatctgcgtacactctatcctccccaaacctcactatgTGTGAATACATGGGATCAGAATACACTGAGTATATTATTGTTGTCGCTGTATTTTATAGAAGCAGAAGTGTTAggaattattcaagaactagagTCATCAATTTGTTTTATAAAAAGAAGATATCAATGAACTTGGCGGGATTCAGCTAATCATCTTGATCGTTGAATATCATTGAGAAATAGGAATTCGAGTTATTAAAGAATTTTCTGTTATTATTTCTAATATGAAATGAGCCGATCATCCACTTTTGTATCTTATATTAAACAAAAATGATGATATTGTTctaatcaagaattttgattttttaaaaatatcaagattCAATATACCTGAAATATATAGGACCAAATTTTTGTTGGTACGTGAATTCATTCCTATATGGCtagatcataaattttaaaagtcaTTTCTTTTATCGTATAAAATGAGacgggaaaaaagaaaaaaaggtttgtATGACCCGCACAAAAAGAGGGGTGAAAAGTGTAAATAGTTAAATACCGTGGataattttttaagtaaaaaataaaatatatatatattagagtcAATTATTTGGTGTTCGATATTGAAACAAATTAATCTAGattcacattattttttatagGATTCACAAAGAATAAATTCAAactcaaaatatttaattaaaaatgaaagaatcTCAGCAACTTATCATATTTATCAAGTAGCTAAGTAAAAAGCTATGAACCGAAAGCATAATAGATCaaactttttatttatatagttcaaattaaaaatttataattaagaaTGAAACAATCTTATTCATCGCAATGGCTGAATAAAAATATTTGGATCTACCaaaaaagggcaatgtcccaacCACCACCAAGGCAAACTATTCATAAATAAAAGCAGCATTGGATAAGAAAGAATATAAtttcataactttaatttattgattttattgtatctactcactttttctttttaaataagtATCATATATATTAGCCTATATTAGATAGTCATACATAAAATCTAGTACAATAAAATCTATCGATAGCCtcttaaaattgatattatttttatttaaatgcGTCAACTAGGTCTGATTCATTTTAACACCTTAAATATTGTCATGGTGTCTATTCTACGATAGGTAATTGGCTCATATCACATTTTTTGCGCACCATACTGGCTCGAGCCTAGCATGCATGTCCCCGAGCCATTATGAACAGTATGAAACTTGAATCATGATTCATGACACTTTCGATGCACCGTAATGACTTGAGCCTAGCATGCATGTCTCCGAGCCATTATGAACGGTATGAAACTTGAACCACGATTCATGTCATCTAAATATTGAAGTCATGACTTAAATAACGAACAATCAATGTCAAAATAAATCAAACAGATAATTTAAATAGCTCTCAATTATCTTGGGATTCTTAAAATCAtaagattttaaagttaaaaaaagaaagtGATGGTTTTAGATAAAGTTGATTCCAtttttatcttttgaaatttCTGAATGCCTTCTTGTTTTGAAATTAGTGttaattaacttaatattttaaatttaaatattcaaaaattatacgaaaaatgctacaattttcaattctttttatattaatatgatgaaaaaaatatatattaaaatatcaatCAAAATTTATACAGTTTGACTCTCGACGTaaagtgacaagtaaaattaAGCGGAGCTGATACTACCCAAATCCAACCAACTCTTACACTACCTCCACATGGCTTTGGTGTTCCTAAGTTACtttcataaatttatcatatgTTAATATTGTATAATTTACATTATATGTGAACTAGTTGTACGATAaagtttttattaatttatttgtaCTTCTTTTGCTGAGGCAAATTGTAACGTATAAGTAACATTgttcactttagtactcttatctTTGCAAGACTTTTAGGTAATTTGCCATTACTTAATtatttcaacttttttattttttatctgttGTTTTGTATTCATATTGAGGCATTACTATATTCGACTTTGCAAATTGCGAGGTCTAGTTTTGAAGGCGCTGCTTCGAACAGAAGTTTTTCTGTATCTAAAGCTCGAACATGAAACATCTAAGTAAGAGTAGAGGGATATCTGATCTTAACCATCTCATTACGACTCATGCTGGTCTTTGCAAGAGTTTTAGGTAAGGTGCGAATTTGCTAAATTATCAAACTTAAGATCGAATAAAGGAGGAAAGTTGGCGGGTTAGGTAGGTTGTCAACAAACGTAAAACTAGTCAATTTGTAACACAACTTGTTTAGGATTGAGTCAtgactactactactactattgttgttgttgttgttataagcaTTTAATCTCGATTCACATCAGATAGATTTATTTAGTGATGCTGAATCCgaattttcactaaaaaatttaaaatataaataaataaataagtttaatattatattttaaaaatataattttgaccTTGTCAAGAGGGGATTCGAATGAAATCGTTGCGCCTTTCTTTACCATAGAAAGTCAAAATCCATGAGTTGAATAAGTCTACTACAGAAAAATTCTAGAATTTAAGACAATTTAAATAGTAATAAACCCAAGactaattaataaaatagaatcAATAAGCATCTTAGTTAAGCATTGAAAAAACTTTTAACTTAATAATTTTtagtcttaatttttatttattaaagagAGGATGCTTAAGAAAAAGGTTTGGTAGAGAGTGGGTAAAAAGGGTGGCATGCATGactcaccaacactaaaaagaaaaaaaaagtgataaataaataaataataaatatgatatcttaaaaaagaataatttatagAAAGAAATTATAATCGAAGATTGTGCTGAAGTTGTAAGAATATATATCTTTTTCATAAAGTTTTCGagttttaatgttattttagaaTGAAATCGTCTTTAATAGGTATTACTTTCAACGTGAATCACTTCTCGGCGGTTAATGAGATCGACGTTTGGTGATGGGTT from the Capsicum annuum cultivar UCD-10X-F1 chromosome 9, UCD10Xv1.1, whole genome shotgun sequence genome contains:
- the LOC107843198 gene encoding probable DNA double-strand break repair Rad50 ATPase, with the translated sequence MQNQQPQQQQQLQTLLASGQISGSLSFNNNNNNSLLSKEDEEMSKSALSTFKAKEEEIEKKKLEVKEKVQAQLGRIEEETRRLAIIREELEALADPMKKEVSMVRKRIDTVNKELKPLGQTCQKKEREYKEAQEAFNDKHKEKVQLISRLMELVGESEKMRMKKLEELSKSIETIH